The Candidatus Bathyarchaeia archaeon DNA window GCAGTAAACCATTTTGGCGTCTAGAAACAATATTAAAATTTTGAGAATAAAAGACTATGGAGCTCTTCTGCTGAATTCCAACGGAGCACCGGTCTTTGGAACAACCTTGAAGTAATAGAGCACCCCACTATGCCAATGGTAGCCGTTTATCGTTATTGTTATTACGCCTCCATCCGCCGTGACCTTCCGTGAATTTGGATTGTAGGTCACATTGGTATATGGTGCCAGATTCGCTGACGACGTGCCTATGTACACTGCATCTATTGTGGCATCTGATGTCCCAACATTCCGCACATACAGTATTATTGTCCCATTCTCGGGCCAGCTTACCGTGTCGAGGACTAGTTGTACACCGGCTTGCTGTCCAGCGCTGCTCATATAGGTCATTATCCAAGCGTAGGTTACAACTATAGCTGCCACGGCTATAACGATTAGCAGAAGTGTTGCAAGGATTGGGGATATACCTCTCCTAGACTTTAACAAGGTTTTTGAGTTCATGACCGCACCTTCCATGCTAGTTAGGAATTCTGGGGATTGCTTATTTAACCTATATGAACTTGAAATCAACATTCAAAATCACCCTTCAGCAACAACGCTTACAATAGGCGGATGCGCCACAAGAACCCACAAACCCGTTGGAACGCCATTGACCACCCGATATATAGGCGGGGTATTGTCAAAAACGACTACAGCTCCATACCAGCAAATGTCTAAACTCGAGGTGAAACCTGAAACTCTGAGGCGCTTCACAGGCGAAAATTCGATAAGCTTACGGGAGTCTGAGACATTAAGGCATCCGGTATTGCCGCCAGCCATGGAATCAAAGTAATAAAGCTTAACGTTGGAGTCGCGTGGAAACATTATTCCAAAACCCCTCGTTAGAGAAGAATTCAATAATTGGCTCCAACGATGCTGCCAAACGCCGGACATGTTATAGAAGAGGGTTCCCGCCGCAGAGACCCTTGGATATAGTCCTAATGTACCGTTTTCGGTTAAGGCGGAGAGCGTGACACCCGCTGTTGTTCTAATCCGTATAGGACAAAGGTCTGTGATGGTTCTAGGTTTATCTGCTGATTCAAGGAATATAAGGCGCAGTTGGTAGGTATAGTATGTGGTGTTTGCAGGCAACGTTATAACAACATGCGCATAAAAGTTGTAGCAGTCAGTTACACCTCCCGAGTATTCTGGCTCGCCGTGTATGATATCTCTGACAACTCCATTGTAGATGGTATAGGCCCATTCCGGATCTGTATCGTCATATCTAGTGTTTATGCGCATTAGATCAGCAATAGCGGTCATGCCACCTACAGTTGATGTTATTGTGAAACCAGAGGATGACCACTGAAGGGTGAGTCTTCCGTTCCGCAGTATCCTATTAGATGGATTATCATTGAAGTAGAAATTGGTGTAAGCGTATCGTGTTTGAACAGCTGTGTCGCGTCCATCCCACCATATAGTGACCTTTGAAACGTCTCGGTTCACGAGGAAAACAAGCATGTGCCTATTGCTGAAAACGCTCATATTATTCGCCAAGCCAAGGGGTATTTTATAGTCTGAAGCCCAGTCCTCAATTTGGAAGGGAACCTCGCGGTTCACACCGTTTATGGTCTGATTTACACGAATCGACTTCACAGGTATTGGTGGCACAGGTTTGGCTTGCATTGTAAACTGTAGTTTTTGGCCAAGCCATCG harbors:
- a CDS encoding archaellin/type IV pilin N-terminal domain-containing protein, encoding MNSKTLLKSRRGISPILATLLLIVIAVAAIVVTYAWIMTYMSSAGQQAGVQLVLDTVSWPENGTIILYVRNVGTSDATIDAVYIGTSSANLAPYTNVTYNPNSRKVTADGGVITITINGYHWHSGVLYYFKVVPKTGAPLEFSRRAP